The Acinetobacter lwoffii genomic sequence CCAACTTGCTCAAGCTGGTTTGAAAGTTGCGGTTCTGACTAAAGTATTCCCAACTCGTTCGCACACTGTTGCAGCGCAGGGTGGTATTGGTGCATCTCTTGGTAACATGCAAGAAGATAACTGGCACTACCACTTCTACGACACTGTAAAAGGTTCGGACTGGTTAGGTGACCAGGATGCAATCGAGTTCATGACTCGTGAAGCGCCTCAAGTGGTTTATGAACTTGAACACCTGGGTATGCCATTCGACCGTAATGCTGATGGTACAATTTACCAACGTCCATTCGGTGGTCACTCAGCAAACTACGGTGAAAAAGCTGTGCCACGTGCATGCGCTGCTGCCGATCGTACCGGTCACGCACTTCTTCACACGCTTTATCAAAGCAACGTGAAAATGGGCACTCAATTCTTCGTTGAATGGATTGCGCTTGACCTGATCCGTAACGAAAAAGGCGACGTTCTTGGTGTTACAGCAATTGATCAGGAAACTGGTAAAATTGCAGTATTCCAAGCAAAAGCGACTTTGTTCGCTACTGGTGGTGCTGGTCGTGTGTACCGTGCATCTACAAATGCTTATATCAACACTGGTGACGGTCTTGGTATGGCTGCTCGTGCAGGTATTCCATTACAAGATATGGAATTCTGGCAATTCCACCCAACGGGTGTTGCGGGCGCAGGCGTATTGTTGACTGAAGGTTGTCGTGGTGAAGGTGCAATCCTTCGTAACAAAGACGGCGAACCCTTCATGGAACGTTATGCACCAACTTTGAAAGACTTGGCGCCACGTGACTTCGTATCACGTTCTATGGACCAAGAGATCAAAGAAGGTCGTGGTTGTGGTCCTAAAGGCGATTACATCCTGCTTGATATGACGCACCTAGGTGCGGATACGATCATGAAACGTCTTCCATCTGTATTCGAGATTGGCAAGAAATTCGCGAACGTTGACATCACTAAAGAGCCAATTCCTGTAGTACCAACAATCCATTACCAAATGGGTGGTATTCCAACGAATATTCATGGTCAGGTGGTTGTTCCTGAGTCTCGTGAAACTGAAGCGCTTGTTGCTAACTACAACAAAGACACCGATGTTTACTCTACAAATGCCGAAGGTCGTGACTTTGCTAAGCCAGTAAAAGGCTTCTATGCAATCGGTGAATGTTCATGTGTGTCTGTACATGGTGCGAACCGTTTAGGTACGAACTCATTGCTTGACTTGGTTGTATTTGGTAAGGCTGCTGGTCAACATATCATTGAATATGTGACTAAACAGCACGATGGCGAATATGAGCCGCTTCCAACAACTGTGCTTCAAGAAACTGTTGAACGTATTCGTAAACTTGACGAATCGACTACCGGTGAGAATGCTCAAGACGTTGCTGATGCAATCCGTGATATCGTTCAAGACCACGCTGGTGTATTCCGTACATCTGCGCTTCTGGACGAAGGTGTGAAGCAGATTCTTGCAATTGAACCGCGCGTACGCAACATTCACTTGAAAGACAAATCTAAAGTATTTAACACTGCACGTATTGAAGCACTTGAAGTTGAAAACTTGTATGAAGTTGCGAAAGCAACGCTTATTTCAGCTGCAGCGCGTAAAGAATGCCGTGGTGCACATACGGTTGTAGACTTTGAAGAGTCTCCAGACCATGCTGAATACCCATATGGTCGTCGTGATGATGAGTGGATGAAGCACACTTTATGGTTCTCTGCAGACAACCGTCTAGAGTATAAGCCAGTTCGTTACCGTCCATTGTCGGTTGACGCGATTCCACCTAAACCACGTACATTCTAATCAGGAGAATTCAGATGAGTAGAGGTACTCGTACATTTCATATCTACCGCTACGATCCTGACAAGGATAAAGCACCGTACATGCAAACTTTTAAGCTGGAACTGACTGACAAGCACCGTATGTTGCTTGACGCACTTCTCGCATTAAAAGTACAGGACGAAACTTTAACGTTCCGTCGTTCATGTCGTGAAGGTATTTGTGGTTCTGATGGCGTGAACATCAATGGTAAAAACGGTTTGGCGTGTCTTTGGAACCTGAACGATTTACCAAATGAAATTACTGTTCGTCCATTGCCTGGTCTTCCTGTAGTGAAAGACTTGGTGGTTGACATGAACCAGTTCTATGATCAGTACAACAAGATCCATCCATTCTTGATCAACAACCAGCCTGCGCCTCCTAAGGAACGTTTACAGTCTCCTGAAGAGCGTGAGCATCTTGATGGTCTATATGAATGTATTCTATGTGCATGCTGTTCAACTTCATGCCCGTCATTCTGGTGGAACCCGGACAAGTTCTTGGGTCCTTCAGCATTGTTGAACGCTTACCGCTTCATTATTGACTCGCGTGATACGGGAACACAAGAGCGTTTGGCTCGTCTAGACGACCCGTTCTCATTGTTCCGTTGTAAAGGCATTATGAACTGTGTATCTGTATGTCCTAAAGGCTTGAACCCAACTAAAGCAATCGGTCACATCCGTAATATGCTTTTAGATATGGCAGGCTAATAGGCTGCTCTTCGCAGTTTAGAAAAAAGCACACCTTCAGGTGTGCTTTTTTTATGCAAACTATTGGAAAAATTAAAAAATCATAGGATAAAAATAAAGATACTATACTTAAAATGTATAAAGTTGAGTGAAACAGTCAGGAAAAGGGTAATGGCTTTGAGTGCCATATAAGAAGAACATGTGATTATTTTGGGTATTTATGATTTTTAGATGTAAAACTGACCTGAAAAATAGCAAGAACGATGTTATTATATAACGGAAATTTAAGGGGGGAGTGGATTGAAAGGTTTGCTCTCTTTTTATTTATCGGAAATGCTTAGGACTTAAGTCTACATTGAATCTATTTTTGAGATAAAGCACCATATATTAGAGTAAAATATCTGAACTGTATTTAGCCAATTTATGGAAGGTATGTGTCAAAAAAATCAATTGAAAAGTTGAGAACATGTTAGCATTTAGCCCATGACTATGTTTAAAAAATGCCACGCCAGGTACATTTTTTAAACACTGCATAATCAGGGACTGGTATATAAAAGGTAGACCCGAGTCGCTTTAGAAAAAATCTTTGTTAATGCTTGCTTTTTTCTAAGTCGATTTGCAAAAAATTGCCCGGTTTCGATCGGGTATTCAATGAGTGATGATGCCGCTGAGGGGCGTTATTGTTCATTAAACATATCAAGATTTTCTTGGTGTGGTGATAACGCCTCATGGCTTATGCCTTATGGGGGACTAGTATCATATTACCAATTTGATGCTAATAATCCTGGGTTTTGCTTAAAAAGCATCCTGAAAATGTTTTTGCAATAGGAAATGGGTCCACAAATGCAAGAAGTTGCTGACGCTCTGCGTCTTGACACTGAACTTTCCGCTGATAGTGCAGCGTATATTGAAGAACTTTATGAGCAGTATCTGACTGCTCCAGACTCAGTGGGTGCTGACTGGAGAGCGTACTTCGATAAATTCCCAAAAGGTGATCAACCACACAGTAATGTACGTGAGCAATTCCTACTTTTAGGTCGCAATTCAAGCCGTATTCAGCCTATTGTTCAGTCGACAGTCAGCTCAGAGCATGAACGTCGTCAAATTGGCGTGCTACAGCTGATTGCTGCGTACCGTAACCGTGGCCACCAGAAAGCAAAACTGGATCCATTAGGTTTGGCGAAGCGTGAAGTTGTGCCTGATCTAGATCTGGCTGCGCATGGTTTGACTCAGTCTGACTTAGACACAGTATTCAATACTGGTAACCTGGCGATCGGTAAAGAAGAAGCGACTTTGGCTGAAATGGTTCAGTCAATGGAAGCCACTTACTGTGGTTCAATCGGTGCTGAATACATGCACATCGTGGACACCAAAGAAAAACGTTGGATTCAACAACGTCTAGAAAGTGCACGCGGTCAATATGGCTTCAATGCTGATCAAAAGAAACATGTCCTTGAGCGTTTAACTGCAGCTGAAGGCCTAGAAAAATATCTTGGTAATAAATTCGTTGGTGCCAAACGTTTCGGCGTTGAAGGTGGTGAAGCATTCATCCCGATGGTCAACGAAATTATTCAGCGTGCAGGTTCTGTAGGCTGTAAAGAAGTTGTGATCGGTATGCCTCACCGTGGCCGTTTAAACCTTCTTGTTAACATCATGGGTAAGAACCCGGCTGACCTGTTTGGTGAGTTCGAAGGTAAATCTATTCATAAGAAAGGTTCTGGTGACGTTAAGTATCACCAAGGCTTCTCTTCAAACGTCATGACTCCGGGTGGCGAAGTTCACTTGGCATTGGCATTTAACCCGTCACACCTTGAAATCGTTGGTCCTGTGGTTGAAGGTTCGGTACGTGCACGTCAAGTACGTCGTAAAGACATTGGCGGCGATGACGTATTGCCATTAATTGTACACGGTGATGCTGCATTTGCAGGTCAGGGCGTCAACCAGGAAACTTTCCAGATGTCACAAACTCGCGGTTATACCGTGGGTGGTACAGTGCACATTGTGATTAACAACCAGGTTGGTTTCACGACATCTGATCCACGTGACGCGCGTTCTACTGAATACTGTACTGACATCGCAAAAATGATTCAGGCACCGATCTTCCATGTCAATGGTGATGATCCTGAAGCTGTGGTGTTCATTTCACAATTGGCACATGATTTCCGTCATACGTTCCGTAAAGACGTTGTGATTGACATGTTCTGCTACCGTCGTCGTGGTCATAACGAAGCGGATGAGCCAGCTGCAACTCAACCAATGATGTATCAAGTGATCAACAAGAAAGCGACTACGCGTACGCTTTATGCGGATCAACTGGTGCAACAGGGTGTTCTTGATCGTGCAAGTGCAGATCAGATGGTTGAAAACTACCGTGCAGACCTGGAAGCGGGTAATCACGTTGCCAATGCACTGGTACTTGAACCAAACAAAAAAATGTTTGTGGATTGGACTCCTTACTTAGGTCATGAGTACACAGACGAGTGGGATACAACTTTCCCAATCGAACGTCTAAAAGAGCTTGGCAAGAAAATGCGTGAGCTTCCTGAAGGCTTCGTGATGCAGCGTCAAGTTGCAAAAGTAATTGATGACCGTCTGAAAATGCAAACGGGTGAAATGCCTCTGAACTGGGGTGCTGCTGAAACTCTGGCGTATGCAACTGTACTAGATGATGGTTACTTGCTTCGTTTAACGGGTGAAGACGTAGGTCGTGGTACTTTCTCACACCGTCATGCAAAACTGCATAATCAGGTAGATGGTTCAACTTATCTTCCACTGTGTAACCTGAAAGAAAACCAGCCGCGTACTGCAATCTATGACTCTTTGTTGTCAGAAATGGCTGTATTGGCATTTGAATATGGTTATGCGACGACTCTTCCTAAGAGTTTGATCATCTGGGAAGCACAATTCGGTGACTTCGCAAACTGTGCACAGGTTGTCATTGACCAGTTCATCTCATCTGGTGAAACCAAATGGGAGCGTGTATGTGGCTTAACTATGCTTCTTCCACACGGTTTTGAAGGTCAAGGTCCAGAACATTCATCTGCACGTTTGGAACGTTTCTTGCAGCTATGTGCTGAAGACAACATGCAAGTCATCACACCGACTACGCCTGCGCAGATTTTCCACGCATTACGTCGTCAAGCGATTCGTCCAATCCGTAAGCCATTGATTGTTACTTCGCCGAAATCTTTACTTCGTCACAAGCTTGCTGTATCTAGCCTTGAAGAGCTTGCAAACGGTACATTCCAAACCGTGATTGATGAAGTAGACAACATCAACAAGTCAGATGTAACCCGTCTGGTTCTGTGTGGTGGTAAGGTGTATTACGACCTAGTTGAAAAACGTCGTGAAAAAGAATTGAACAACACTGCAATTGTACGTATTGAACAATTATATCCATACCCAGAAAAACGCCTGGCAGAAGTGCTTGCGCAATATCCAAACGTTAAAGAACTTGTTTGGGCGCAAGAAGAACCGAAGAACCAAGGCGCTTGGTTGTTCATCGCACCGCGTCTATATGACGACGTGATGAAAGCGGGTAAACAAGTACGTATTAGCTATGCAGGCCGTGAAGCTTCTGCTGCACCGGCATGTGGTTCACCATATTTGCATGCAAAACAACAAGCTCAGCTCATCAACGACGCGCTTGCGATCGACGCTGAATAATCCAGGAGATTCTAAGTAATGGCAACCGAAATTAAAGCACCGGTATTCCCAGAGTCAGTTGCGGACGGTACGATCGCAACTTGGCACAAACAACCAGGTGAAGCAGTGTCACGTGATGAAGTGATCTGCGATATTGAGACTGATAAAGTTGTTTTAGAAGTTGTTGCTCCTGCAGACGGTACACTTGCATCTATTATTAAAGGTGAAGGCGATACTGTTCTTTCAGCTGAAGTCATTGCACAGTTTGAAGAAGGTGCTGTTTCTGGCGCTACGCAAACTCAAGCAGTTCAGTCTGAAGAGAAAGTTGAACAAGCTGCTGCGCAAACTGAAGCTGGTAATGCACCGATCGTTGAACGTCAACAAGTACAGGATCAGGCTCCAGCAGTGCGTAAAGCATTGACTGAATCTGGTGTTGCAGCTGCTGACGTTGCAGGTACAGGCCGTGGCGGTCGCATCACGAAAGAAGATGTGGCAAATCATCAGGCGAAACCGGCAGCACCTGCAGCGCAACCATTAAGCGTTGCAGTGGGCGAGCGTATCGAAAAACGTGTTCCTATGACTCGTCTTCGTAAGCGTGTTGCTGAACGTTTACTTGCAGCGACTCAAGAAACTGCAATGTTGACGACGTTCAACGAAGTGAACATGAAACCAATCATGGAAATGCGTGCTCAATACAAAGATGCATTCGAGAAGCGTCACGGTGCGCGTCTTGGCTTCATGTCATTCTTCGTTAAAGCAGCAACTGAAGCACTTAAACGCTATCCAGCGGTAAATGCTTCAATTGATGGCGATGACATCGTGTATCACGGTTACTACGACATTGGTGTTGCAGTTTCATCTGAACGTGGTCTAGTGGTTCCTGTACTTCGTGATACAGACCGCATGAACTATGCTGAAGTTGAAAATGGCATCCGTGCATATGCTGGCAAGGCACGTGACGGTAAGCTGGGCATCGAAGACATGACTGGCGGTACATTCACTATTACTAATGGTGGTACTTTTGGTTCATTGCTTTCTACACCAATTCTAAATACGCCACAAACTGCGATTCTGGGTATGCATAAAATCCAGGAACGTCCGATGGCGGTGAATGGTCAAGTAGAAATCTTGCCAATGATGTACCTTGCACTGTCTTATGACCACCGTTTAATCGATGGTAAAGAAGCAGTCGGTTTCCTTGTAACAATCAAAGAATTGTTAGAAGAGCCAGCGCGTCTGATCCTTGATCTGTAATTTATTCATTAAAAATCTCCCCTAACCCCTCTTTAAAAAGAGGGGAAGATCCCCCTTTGGAAAAGGGGGATTAATAAGGGGGATTAGTTGGAGATAAACATGTCTCAATTCGATTTAGTCGTAATTGGTGGTGGCCCGGGCGGCTACGAAGCAGCAATTCGTGCAGCTCAACTTGGTTTTAAAGTTGCGTGTATCGAAAAACGTATTCATAAAGGTAAACCATCTTTAGGTGGTACTTGCTTAAACGTCGGTTGTATCCCGTCTAAAGCTTTACTTGATTCTTCACATCGTTATGAAGATACAGTTCAACATCTAGATGACCATGGTATTACGACTGGTGAAGTTAAATTCGATCTTTCTAAAATGCTGGCTCGTAAAGACAAAGTTGTAGATCAATTGACTGGCGGTATCGATCAGTTACTTAAAGGTAATGGCATCGAGTGGTTAAAAGGTACGGGTAAACTGCTTGCAGGTAAAAAAGTAGAATTTGTTTCTCACGAAGGTGAAACTCAAGTTTTAGAGCCTAAATATGTGATTCTTGCGACGGGTTCTGTACCAGTAAATATTCCAGTGGCTCCTGTAGATCAAGACTTAATTGTTGATTCTACTGGCGCGCTTGAATTCCCAGAAGTACCTAAGCGTTTAGGTGTAATTGGTGCGGGCGTGATCGGTCTTGAGCTTGGTTCTGTATGGCGTCGTCTTGGTGCTGAAGTTGTTGTATTTGAAGCAATGGATGCATTCTTACCAATGGCTGATAAAGCATTGGCAAAAGACTTCCAAAAACTGTTGACTAAGCAAGGTATGGATATCCGTATCGGTGCAAAAGTTGCAGGTACTGAAATCAATGGTCGTGAAGTAACGGTTAAATATAACCAAGCTGGTGAAGACAAAACTGAAACTTTCGATAAATTGATCGTTTGTGTCGGTCGTCGCGCATATGCTGAAGGTTTATTGGCTGATGATTCAGGCATTAAATTGACTGAACGCGGTTTGGTTGAAGTCAACGATTGGTGTGCAACTTCAGTTGAAGGCGTATACGCAATTGGTGACTTGGTACGTGGTCCAATGCTTGCGCATAAAGCAATGGAAGAAGGCGTAATGGCGGTTGAGCGTATTCACGGTCATGCTGCACAAGTGAACTATGACACCATTGTTTCTGTAATTTACACACATCCGGAAGCGGCGTGGGTAGGTTTAACAGAACAGCAAGCGACTGAAAAAGGTCACGAAGTTAAAACGGGTCAATTCGGTTTTGCTGTGAACGGTCGTGCTTTAGCTGCGGGTGAAGGTGCCGGTTTCGTGAAGTTTGTTGCTGATGCAAAAACGGATCGTTTACTCGGTATGCACGTGATTGGACCTGCTGCGTCTGATATCGTTCACCAAGGTATGATCGCGCTTGAGTTTGTATCTTCAGTTGAAGATCTTCAGTTGATGACTTTCGGTCACCCGACATTCTCTGAAGTGGTACATGAAGCTGCACTTGCAGTTGATGGTCGTGCGATTCACGCGATCCAACGTAAGCGTAAGTAATTTGAAAAAAGAGCGACTTAGGTCGCTCTTTTTACATTTCATGGTTGTTTTTATTGGAACAATCATCTAAAAATAAAGATAACGATTTTAAGAAATGCTGGTACTGCTTTGACGGACGTCTGGGTGCTAGTGGGTTATAACAAGGCAAAGAAGTAATAAAAGGTTATTCAATGAATTTACATGAGTATCAAGCAAAAGCGCTATTAAAAAAATATGGTATGCCTGTGCAGGAAGGAATACTTGCCACCAATGCCGATGAAACGGTGCATGCTTTCGAGCAGCTGGGTGGAAAGTTCGCAGTATTGAAAGCACAGGTGCATGCGGGTGGCCGGGGTAAGGCTGGTGGGGTAAAAGTGGTGAAATCGGCTGCCGAGGCTGCTGAATATGCCAATCAGATTATTGGTTCACGCTTGGTGACTTATCAGACTGATGTCAATGGTCAGCCGGTCAATAGCATTTTAGTTTCTGAGGATGTTTATCCGGTTGAGCGCGAGTTGTACTTGGGCGCTGTGGTAGATCGCTCGACTCGCCGCATCACTTTTATGGCATCGACTGAAGGCGGTGTTGAAATTGAGAAAGTGGCCGAAGAAACCCCTGAAAAAATTATTAAAGTTGAGGTTGATCCTTTAGTTGGTCTAATGCCATTTCAGGCGCGTGAAGTTGCTTTTGCACTTAAACTCAAAGATGGACAAATCAA encodes the following:
- the odhB gene encoding 2-oxoglutarate dehydrogenase complex dihydrolipoyllysine-residue succinyltransferase → MATEIKAPVFPESVADGTIATWHKQPGEAVSRDEVICDIETDKVVLEVVAPADGTLASIIKGEGDTVLSAEVIAQFEEGAVSGATQTQAVQSEEKVEQAAAQTEAGNAPIVERQQVQDQAPAVRKALTESGVAAADVAGTGRGGRITKEDVANHQAKPAAPAAQPLSVAVGERIEKRVPMTRLRKRVAERLLAATQETAMLTTFNEVNMKPIMEMRAQYKDAFEKRHGARLGFMSFFVKAATEALKRYPAVNASIDGDDIVYHGYYDIGVAVSSERGLVVPVLRDTDRMNYAEVENGIRAYAGKARDGKLGIEDMTGGTFTITNGGTFGSLLSTPILNTPQTAILGMHKIQERPMAVNGQVEILPMMYLALSYDHRLIDGKEAVGFLVTIKELLEEPARLILDL
- the lpdA gene encoding dihydrolipoyl dehydrogenase produces the protein MSQFDLVVIGGGPGGYEAAIRAAQLGFKVACIEKRIHKGKPSLGGTCLNVGCIPSKALLDSSHRYEDTVQHLDDHGITTGEVKFDLSKMLARKDKVVDQLTGGIDQLLKGNGIEWLKGTGKLLAGKKVEFVSHEGETQVLEPKYVILATGSVPVNIPVAPVDQDLIVDSTGALEFPEVPKRLGVIGAGVIGLELGSVWRRLGAEVVVFEAMDAFLPMADKALAKDFQKLLTKQGMDIRIGAKVAGTEINGREVTVKYNQAGEDKTETFDKLIVCVGRRAYAEGLLADDSGIKLTERGLVEVNDWCATSVEGVYAIGDLVRGPMLAHKAMEEGVMAVERIHGHAAQVNYDTIVSVIYTHPEAAWVGLTEQQATEKGHEVKTGQFGFAVNGRALAAGEGAGFVKFVADAKTDRLLGMHVIGPAASDIVHQGMIALEFVSSVEDLQLMTFGHPTFSEVVHEAALAVDGRAIHAIQRKRK
- a CDS encoding FAD-binding protein codes for the protein MGAINPKEDYTNIPHETFDAVIVGGGGSGMRASYQLAQAGLKVAVLTKVFPTRSHTVAAQGGIGASLGNMQEDNWHYHFYDTVKGSDWLGDQDAIEFMTREAPQVVYELEHLGMPFDRNADGTIYQRPFGGHSANYGEKAVPRACAAADRTGHALLHTLYQSNVKMGTQFFVEWIALDLIRNEKGDVLGVTAIDQETGKIAVFQAKATLFATGGAGRVYRASTNAYINTGDGLGMAARAGIPLQDMEFWQFHPTGVAGAGVLLTEGCRGEGAILRNKDGEPFMERYAPTLKDLAPRDFVSRSMDQEIKEGRGCGPKGDYILLDMTHLGADTIMKRLPSVFEIGKKFANVDITKEPIPVVPTIHYQMGGIPTNIHGQVVVPESRETEALVANYNKDTDVYSTNAEGRDFAKPVKGFYAIGECSCVSVHGANRLGTNSLLDLVVFGKAAGQHIIEYVTKQHDGEYEPLPTTVLQETVERIRKLDESTTGENAQDVADAIRDIVQDHAGVFRTSALLDEGVKQILAIEPRVRNIHLKDKSKVFNTARIEALEVENLYEVAKATLISAAARKECRGAHTVVDFEESPDHAEYPYGRRDDEWMKHTLWFSADNRLEYKPVRYRPLSVDAIPPKPRTF
- a CDS encoding succinate dehydrogenase iron-sulfur subunit, producing MSRGTRTFHIYRYDPDKDKAPYMQTFKLELTDKHRMLLDALLALKVQDETLTFRRSCREGICGSDGVNINGKNGLACLWNLNDLPNEITVRPLPGLPVVKDLVVDMNQFYDQYNKIHPFLINNQPAPPKERLQSPEEREHLDGLYECILCACCSTSCPSFWWNPDKFLGPSALLNAYRFIIDSRDTGTQERLARLDDPFSLFRCKGIMNCVSVCPKGLNPTKAIGHIRNMLLDMAG
- a CDS encoding 2-oxoglutarate dehydrogenase E1 component, whose translation is MQEVADALRLDTELSADSAAYIEELYEQYLTAPDSVGADWRAYFDKFPKGDQPHSNVREQFLLLGRNSSRIQPIVQSTVSSEHERRQIGVLQLIAAYRNRGHQKAKLDPLGLAKREVVPDLDLAAHGLTQSDLDTVFNTGNLAIGKEEATLAEMVQSMEATYCGSIGAEYMHIVDTKEKRWIQQRLESARGQYGFNADQKKHVLERLTAAEGLEKYLGNKFVGAKRFGVEGGEAFIPMVNEIIQRAGSVGCKEVVIGMPHRGRLNLLVNIMGKNPADLFGEFEGKSIHKKGSGDVKYHQGFSSNVMTPGGEVHLALAFNPSHLEIVGPVVEGSVRARQVRRKDIGGDDVLPLIVHGDAAFAGQGVNQETFQMSQTRGYTVGGTVHIVINNQVGFTTSDPRDARSTEYCTDIAKMIQAPIFHVNGDDPEAVVFISQLAHDFRHTFRKDVVIDMFCYRRRGHNEADEPAATQPMMYQVINKKATTRTLYADQLVQQGVLDRASADQMVENYRADLEAGNHVANALVLEPNKKMFVDWTPYLGHEYTDEWDTTFPIERLKELGKKMRELPEGFVMQRQVAKVIDDRLKMQTGEMPLNWGAAETLAYATVLDDGYLLRLTGEDVGRGTFSHRHAKLHNQVDGSTYLPLCNLKENQPRTAIYDSLLSEMAVLAFEYGYATTLPKSLIIWEAQFGDFANCAQVVIDQFISSGETKWERVCGLTMLLPHGFEGQGPEHSSARLERFLQLCAEDNMQVITPTTPAQIFHALRRQAIRPIRKPLIVTSPKSLLRHKLAVSSLEELANGTFQTVIDEVDNINKSDVTRLVLCGGKVYYDLVEKRREKELNNTAIVRIEQLYPYPEKRLAEVLAQYPNVKELVWAQEEPKNQGAWLFIAPRLYDDVMKAGKQVRISYAGREASAAPACGSPYLHAKQQAQLINDALAIDAE